One genomic region from Caldisericota bacterium encodes:
- a CDS encoding DHHA1 domain-containing protein encodes GRELCQSSCRSIPEFDVAAALAECHDLLTTFGGHPLAAGFTVTRQNLAQLEERITALATDQLGHLDLCPEIVIDADVPLSILAGDTFNLIQKLSPFGRGNPQPTFLTRQVEVIECRNFGNQGEWLRLKLKQGNVTWQAVDFESRRTREEIPSYIDIVYNLEKSRWNGEEVLSLNLRDFAPAQPR; translated from the coding sequence TAGGCCGCGAGCTGTGTCAGAGTAGCTGTCGTAGCATACCTGAATTCGATGTCGCAGCTGCTTTAGCAGAATGCCATGACCTGCTTACTACCTTTGGTGGTCATCCTTTAGCCGCTGGCTTCACCGTAACGCGCCAAAATTTAGCTCAGCTAGAGGAACGGATTACTGCACTAGCTACGGACCAATTAGGTCATCTTGACCTTTGCCCGGAAATAGTGATTGATGCCGATGTTCCCTTGTCTATTCTTGCTGGGGACACCTTTAACCTTATCCAAAAGTTGAGCCCTTTTGGTCGGGGCAACCCACAGCCGACCTTTCTCACCCGGCAGGTCGAGGTGATCGAGTGTCGTAACTTCGGCAACCAGGGCGAATGGCTGAGACTAAAACTCAAACAAGGAAACGTAACCTGGCAAGCTGTAGATTTTGAGTCGCGGAGAACGAGGGAAGAAATTCCATCTTACATAGATATTGTCTATAACCTGGAGAAAAGTCGCTGGAATGGAGAGGAGGTGCTGAGCCTTAATCTTCGTGACTTTGCTCCAGCTCAGCCTCGTTAG